A single window of Xiphophorus hellerii strain 12219 chromosome 12, Xiphophorus_hellerii-4.1, whole genome shotgun sequence DNA harbors:
- the LOC116729220 gene encoding uncharacterized protein LOC116729220, which yields MSCSCTAGKALCNHMVGLLFQTAHYSTMGYKTVPLPLSCTSSLQTWHRPRTKGVAPEATNDMTVCKPVAREKTRIRTSVKCTLYRAYAGPLPDPHIEASGEKLKEIRPQPGICKLLYGLQNLTLVDSKFGPVPFGSVLSYQCPPEMSRDIIKHPDAPEFPQLPVDGYSFRFPLDFEPNYRQLCHLESLKISRKICAAIEAETRQQSECQLWTEVRKPRLTASRFREVCHVRGQSSAKALATRILRRTPQTAAMKRGLDLEPEILKQYSDLFDVSVMQCGFIIHPDAPHLGASPDAKVFNPKEMPPFGLAEVKSCNVDNVAQVNHLVTIKGQACLKKSHKYYYQVQGQLAVSGLQWCDFITDTHTDFTVERIFRDEELILSMRQRLDHFYHDIYMDVFLNGKP from the exons ATGTCATGTTCTTGCACAGCTGGGAAAGCCCTGTGCAATCACATGGTGGGTCTTCTGTTTCAAACTGCTCACTACAGTACAATGGGCTACAAGACCGTACCATTGCCTCTGTCGTGCACCAGTTCACTGCAGACCTGGCACCGTCCAAGGACAAAG GGAGTTGCACCAGAGGCTACAAATGATATGACAGTGTGTAAACCTGTGGCAAGGGAAAAAACCAGGATTAGGACTAGCGTGAAGTGCACACTGTACAGAGCGTATGCAG GTCCTCTTCCAGATCCTCATATTGAAGCCAGCGGGGAGAAACTAAAAGAAATCCGTCCACAACCAGGAATATGCAAGTTGCTTTATGGACTGCAAAACCTTACTTTAGTGGACTCTAAATTTGGTCCTGTGCCATTTGGTTCTGTGCTCTCATATCAGTGTCCTCCTGAAATGAGCAGAGACATAATCAAACATCCAGATGCCCCTGAGTTCCCTCAATTACCTGTTGACGGCTACAGCTTTAGGTTTCCACTAGATTTTGAGCCTAATTATAGGCAACTTTGCCATTTAGAGAGCCTTAAGATATCACGTAAGATCTGTGCTGCTATTGAAGCAGAAACCAGACAGCAATCAGAATGCCAGCTGTGGACAGAGGTACGCAAACCCCGACTTACAGCCAGCAGGTTCCGTGAAGTATGCCATGTGCGTGGTCAGTCTTCTGCCAAGGCCTTGGCAACTCGTATTCTCAGAAGAACTCCCCAGACAGCTGCTATGAAAAGAGGGTTGGATCTGGAACCTGAAATACTGAAGCAATATTCTGATTTGTTTGATGTCTCTGTGATGCAATGTGGGTTTATCATTCATCCTGACGCACCTCACCTTGGAGCTAGCCCTGATGCTAAAGTCTTCAACCCTAAGGAAATGCCTCCATTTGGGTTAGCTGAGGTAAAGAGTTGCAATGTTGACAATGTGGCACAAGTTAATCACCTAGTTACAATTAAAGGCCAGGCTTGCCTTAAGAAGAGTCATAAATACTATTATCAGGTTCAGGGCCAATTGGCTGTAAGCGGACTTCAGTGGTGTGATTTTATTACAGATACCCACACTGACTTCACAGTTGAGAGAATATTTAGGGATGAGGAGCTTATCCTCTCAATGAGACAGAGGCTTGATCATTTCTATCATGACATCTACATGGATGTTTTCTTAAATGGTAAACCTTGA
- the LOC116729219 gene encoding uncharacterized protein LOC116729219, whose translation MAQSSNRCYCSVPCCSNNKQKQPYLSFHDFPVDVEKRARWVRAIRRDEGKMFQILRGSTFVCSQHFTPEDISTTASGRKRISQGAVPSRFHWNDWGRSSQAHESVYRRTKKSLSAAVQDDSHKIADPEDSSKEKLPAGPMAKDHDYACHSFPGELHGAIQRIKELEFQVLSLEMEIQELTLQKKQPVIFRFCLTDEDFRYYTKFTSKEVFNVFWESVYPSASRLVYWSKAQRTAEEIPSPQRKLALIDELFMFLCRVAAGLQEKTLSTIFEVSLSTVSRTILTWTSYLYLVLGSLSLWMTREQVQRTMPDKFKQYCPHVRAIIDCTEIRCETASSLTLQSETFSNYKNHTTFKGLIGIAPCGIITFVSRLYTGSISDIEITRKSQILTLLQPGDGVMADKGFQIEKILSEVGATLIIPPLKKSTQLSMEDTQKTQAIARLRILVERAIRRVKEYHIWDGLVPLSMVGSVNQLWVICCLLSNYQGPLDLKGDKPV comes from the exons ATGGCACAATCATCAAACCGTTGCTATTGTAGTGTGCCATGCTGTtcaaataacaaacaaaaacaaccctaTTTGAGCTTCCATGACTTTCCTGTGGATGTGGAAAAACGTGCCCGCTGGGTAAGAGCAATCAGGAGAgatgaaggaaaaatgtttcaaatcctCAGAGGGAGCACCTTTGTCTGCAGCCAGCACTTTACCCCAGAGGATATAAGTACAACAGCCAGTGGAAGAAAACGGATTAGTCAAGGAGCTGTGCCTTCTAGATTTCACTGGAATGATTGGG GGAGAAGTTCACAAGCTCATGAGTCTGTTTACAGGCGAACCAAAAAGTCTCTCAGTGCTGCTGTTCAGGATGACTCACATAAGATTGCTGACCCTGAGGACTCCTCAAAGGAAAAATTGCCTGCAGGTCCAATGGCAAAAGACCATGACTATGCCTGTCATTCTTTTCCGG GTGAACTACACGGTGCCATACAGAGAATTAAAGAGTTGGAGTTCCAAGTGTTATCACTTGAAATGGAAATCCAGGAGCTAACTCTTCAAAAGAAGCAGCCAGtgattttcaggttttgtttgacAGATGAAGATTTCCGTTATTACACCAAATTCACCTCAAAAGAGGTCTTCAATGTGTTTTGGGAGTCAGTTTACCCTTCTGCTTCAAGGCTAGTGTATTGGTCCAAGGCACAGCGGACTGCAGAAGAAATACCTAGTCCACAGCGAAAACTTGCACTCATTGATGAACTGTTTATGTTTCTTTGCCGTGTTGCAGCTGGACTTCAGGAGAAGACTTTGTCGACCATCTTTGAGGTCAGTTTGTCTACAGTTAGCCGCACCATTTTAACATGGACTAGTTACCTTTACCTGGTTCTTGGTTCGCTGTCATTGTGGATGACAAGAGAGCAAGTTCAGCGCACCATGCCTGACAAATTTAAACAGTACTGCCCTCACGTGCGTGCGATTATAGACTGCACTGAGATCCGTTGTGAAACTGCATCCTCACTCACACTACAGTCAGAAACCTTTTCAAACTACAAAAACCACACCACCTTTAAAGGTCTGATTGGCATTGCTCCTTGTGGGATTATAACATTTGTATCCAGACTGTACACAGGCTCCATCTCCGACATAGAAATAACTCGAAAATCACAGATATTAACGTTACTTCAGCCTGGAGATGGGGTTATGGCCGACAAGGGTTTCCAGATAGAGAAGATTCTGTCAGAGGTGGGAGCAACGCTCATCATTCCTCCACTTAAAAAATCCACCCAACTCAGCATGGAGGACACCCAGAAGACCCAGGCTATTGCTCGGCTGAGGATTTTAGTTGAAAGAGCCATACGAAGGGTGAAAGAGTACCATATCTGGGATGGTCTTGTTCCTCTTTCTATGGTAGGCTCAGTCAATCAGCTGTGGGTCATCTGCTGTCTACTTTCAAACTATCAGGGACCTCTGGATCTAAAAGGCGACAAACCTGTGTAG